One genomic region from Ignavibacteriales bacterium encodes:
- the flgG gene encoding flagellar basal-body rod protein FlgG: MSNRALRTAASGMYAQQINIEVISNNMANMNTTAFKKSKAEFQDLMYQEVVVNTVNSNTPGNSTSGTGTVQVGNGVKPSSTQKSFLQGDITATNTPLDVAIQGEGFFQVRKVDGTLVYTRDGSFKLNSDGNLCTSGGYLLDPDISLDDNSVGVVISRDGNVELQQSDGNRVPVGNIQLVRFLNPGGLLALGDNLYSESPESGRPILGNPGFDGFGELHQGYLESSNVDVVDEMIAMITAQRAYELSSKTVKTVEEMMTMANNLKR, translated from the coding sequence ATGAGCAACAGAGCATTAAGAACAGCGGCTTCAGGAATGTATGCACAGCAGATCAATATAGAAGTGATCTCGAATAATATGGCAAACATGAACACAACAGCATTTAAAAAAAGTAAAGCTGAGTTTCAGGATTTGATGTATCAAGAAGTTGTGGTAAATACTGTGAACTCAAACACACCCGGCAATTCAACTTCCGGAACAGGAACTGTGCAAGTTGGAAACGGAGTAAAACCCTCATCAACACAAAAATCTTTTTTGCAGGGTGATATAACTGCAACCAATACTCCTCTAGATGTTGCAATACAAGGTGAAGGTTTTTTTCAAGTAAGAAAAGTTGATGGAACACTAGTTTACACGCGTGATGGCTCATTCAAATTAAACTCTGATGGAAATCTTTGTACTTCAGGAGGCTATTTGCTTGACCCAGATATTTCTCTTGATGATAATTCTGTTGGAGTTGTAATTAGTAGGGATGGCAACGTTGAGCTGCAGCAATCCGATGGAAATAGAGTTCCTGTAGGTAATATTCAATTGGTAAGATTTTTAAATCCCGGGGGATTGTTAGCGCTTGGTGATAATCTATATTCAGAATCACCTGAAAGCGGAAGACCAATACTTGGCAATCCTGGCTTTGATGGTTTTGGTGAACTTCATCAAGGCTATCTGGAATCTTCAAACGTTGATGTTGTTGATGAAATGATTGCTATGATAACTGCACAACGTGCTTACGAGCTAAGCAGTAAAACAGTAAAGACAGTTGAAGAAATGATGACAATGGCTAATAATCTTAAAAGATAA
- a CDS encoding transglycosylase SLT domain-containing protein, giving the protein MNDLSLKITNEQKHIPFTPEAKNLSLSEKQRMADVSKQFESLLTSMMLKSMNQTTSGGMFGESNFGGDFFDSIFQFEIADKISKGTGLGVADEIYKRLTGETLSTEVLNPKLTPLKNQPKIEVTSSSTEIPVVEPSNQSLTRLSKYDEIINQASETYGVDKNIIKSVILAESSAKENAVSTASAKGLMQIIDSTAQYLGINNVFDPKENIMGGAKYLSQLLRKYNGDLKFALAGYNAGPGNVDKYNGIPPFTETQTYVKRVIGYLKNFEEPKNVL; this is encoded by the coding sequence ATGAACGATTTAAGTTTAAAAATAACTAACGAACAGAAACACATTCCATTTACACCGGAAGCAAAAAATCTTTCGCTTTCTGAAAAACAAAGAATGGCGGATGTTTCTAAACAGTTTGAAAGTTTATTAACATCAATGATGCTAAAAAGTATGAATCAAACTACAAGCGGCGGAATGTTTGGTGAAAGTAATTTTGGCGGAGATTTTTTTGATTCCATTTTTCAGTTTGAAATTGCTGATAAGATTTCTAAAGGAACAGGGCTTGGAGTAGCTGATGAAATTTATAAAAGATTAACAGGTGAAACTTTATCAACTGAAGTTTTAAATCCAAAATTAACTCCGCTAAAAAATCAACCAAAGATTGAAGTAACAAGCAGCAGTACAGAAATTCCTGTTGTTGAACCATCAAACCAATCTTTAACAAGATTAAGTAAATATGATGAAATTATTAATCAAGCCTCAGAAACTTACGGAGTTGATAAAAATATCATTAAATCTGTAATACTTGCAGAATCTTCCGCTAAAGAAAATGCAGTTTCAACTGCAAGCGCAAAAGGCTTGATGCAGATTATTGATTCGACCGCACAATACTTGGGAATTAACAATGTTTTTGATCCAAAAGAAAATATTATGGGCGGGGCTAAATATTTGTCCCAACTTCTTCGAAAATACAATGGAGACCTAAAGTTTGCTTTAGCCGGATATAACGCAGGACCTGGAAATGTTGATAAATACAATGGAATTCCACCTTTTACAGAAACTCAAACATATGTAAAGCGTGTAATTGGATATCTTAAGAATTTTGAGGAGCCGAAAAATGTACTATGA
- the flgL gene encoding flagellar hook-associated protein FlgL: MRISDLIISNNYIGNTNKIKDRISTLNKQIMSGNKIEKPSDSPVGTSRLFRISDQMGQTETYKKNIQNSLSFLDETIFAMESMQSEAMSIVGKLTELQNPINQTNLEVYADMIDNSLKIMLETSNSKSDGKYIFGGTDYSSEPYGISSDNQSYQSNTDTSGKINVKFSQSVVQSINMPGLDLFGTIVSSKGFFNTADVVGTVTNVNSTIHDDLGNEYQLQTNYQKTAANTYQMTYDIVDGGGATVFTAPPGAKTLVFNNLNGNLVSVDGSTSDLSFAVEVPANRIQFTMNLKTLSENSSATSISLSANQPTNIFNTLKQLSNDLRNGIVPSNEQIAAVENFNSRLTSKQSQVGNTINQISTLQSMLEQQTYNLMELAQNENGVDIAKAVVDLQNQDYLLQISQKLGSMILQKTLLDYI, translated from the coding sequence ATGCGCATAAGTGATTTAATAATTTCTAATAATTACATTGGAAATACAAACAAAATAAAAGACAGAATTTCTACTCTAAATAAACAAATAATGAGTGGAAATAAAATTGAGAAACCATCCGATTCACCTGTTGGTACTTCCAGACTTTTCCGGATTTCAGATCAGATGGGTCAAACTGAAACTTATAAAAAAAATATTCAGAACAGTTTGTCATTTTTGGATGAAACAATTTTTGCAATGGAATCAATGCAATCAGAAGCTATGAGTATTGTTGGCAAATTAACTGAACTTCAAAACCCAATCAATCAAACCAACTTAGAAGTTTATGCTGATATGATTGACAACTCATTAAAGATTATGTTAGAAACTTCAAACTCAAAATCCGATGGAAAATATATTTTTGGCGGAACGGACTATTCAAGCGAACCTTATGGAATTTCATCTGACAATCAATCATATCAATCAAATACAGATACGAGTGGTAAAATAAATGTTAAGTTTTCACAAAGTGTTGTGCAAAGTATAAATATGCCCGGATTAGATTTATTTGGGACTATAGTTTCCTCAAAAGGATTTTTTAACACAGCAGACGTAGTCGGAACGGTTACAAATGTTAATTCTACGATTCACGATGATTTGGGAAATGAATATCAACTGCAAACTAACTATCAAAAAACAGCAGCTAATACTTATCAAATGACTTATGATATTGTTGATGGCGGCGGTGCCACCGTATTTACAGCTCCACCGGGAGCTAAAACACTTGTGTTTAACAACTTAAACGGAAACTTAGTTTCTGTGGATGGATCAACTTCAGATTTATCTTTTGCAGTGGAAGTTCCGGCAAACAGAATTCAGTTTACAATGAATCTTAAAACACTTTCAGAAAATAGTTCAGCAACAAGTATAAGTTTAAGTGCAAATCAACCAACAAATATTTTTAACACACTTAAACAGCTTAGCAATGATTTAAGAAACGGAATTGTTCCAAGCAACGAGCAAATTGCCGCTGTTGAAAATTTTAATTCACGTCTTACATCTAAACAATCGCAGGTTGGTAATACAATAAATCAGATTTCAACTTTGCAAAGTATGTTAGAACAGCAAACATATAATTTGATGGAATTGGCTCAGAATGAAAATGGTGTTGATATCGCAAAAGCTGTGGTTGATTTACAAAACCAAGATTACTTATTACAAATATCACAAAAACTTGGTTCAATGATTTTACAAAAGACGTTACTTGATTACATATGA
- the flgK gene encoding flagellar hook-associated protein FlgK encodes MALTKIFDISSRSLAVYRRALEVTSHNIVNSANPNYSRQRIMLATETSNLTAGLVWGNGVKIADVSRVRDRLVDAHIIGTNQKFSDSNRQSQLVGDVEKIFSEPSDLGISNLMTTFFSSFNELAVTPNSSPLRTNVLNAANNLSAKVTSINQSLNTLKGDIKQEFQQKVNSVNTILDQIHQINYEQFSNAYNGVPVNDLLDKRDALVDELSNLVNINVVYDNTNSAVISIGGALAVDRMHSAEFVAEEVNGKINLKVKDGTYPIVLTGGELNALSQVYSKKIPAYQQKLDGVIAKLVEAVNGEHVNGYTISDPQETGLNFFEGYVNGELIINSELIDDPNKIAISLDGTEGNGEIAIRIAQLTDSKLLNGNTLQESYASMINGLGNDGMLQNNYTQANQMVLDELGQLRASQSGVSVDEEMTNVLKFQRTYEASAKLITIADDMLQTILNMV; translated from the coding sequence ATGGCATTAACAAAAATATTTGACATATCTTCACGAAGCTTAGCCGTTTACAGAAGAGCGCTGGAAGTGACGTCGCATAATATTGTTAACTCTGCAAATCCCAATTATTCACGCCAGCGAATTATGCTTGCAACGGAAACCTCAAATCTTACTGCAGGATTAGTTTGGGGCAACGGTGTAAAGATTGCAGATGTTTCGCGTGTAAGAGATCGGTTAGTTGACGCCCATATTATCGGTACAAATCAAAAATTTTCAGACAGCAACAGGCAAAGCCAATTAGTAGGCGATGTAGAGAAAATATTTTCCGAACCTTCAGATCTTGGCATATCAAATTTGATGACAACCTTTTTTAGCAGTTTTAATGAACTTGCTGTTACTCCAAATTCATCACCTTTAAGAACGAATGTTTTAAATGCTGCAAATAATCTTTCAGCAAAAGTAACTTCTATAAATCAATCATTAAATACTCTAAAAGGCGATATTAAACAAGAGTTTCAGCAAAAAGTAAATTCTGTAAATACGATTTTAGATCAGATACATCAAATTAATTACGAGCAATTTTCAAACGCTTATAATGGTGTTCCTGTTAATGATCTATTGGATAAACGTGATGCTCTGGTTGATGAACTAAGTAATCTTGTAAATATTAATGTGGTTTACGATAACACAAACTCAGCAGTAATTTCAATCGGTGGAGCTCTTGCTGTTGATAGAATGCATTCAGCAGAATTTGTTGCTGAAGAGGTGAATGGCAAAATAAATTTAAAAGTAAAAGATGGGACTTACCCGATTGTATTAACCGGTGGTGAACTTAATGCACTCTCCCAAGTCTATTCAAAAAAGATTCCGGCCTACCAGCAAAAACTTGATGGTGTAATTGCCAAGCTTGTTGAAGCTGTAAACGGCGAACACGTTAATGGTTACACAATTTCTGATCCGCAGGAAACAGGACTTAATTTCTTTGAAGGTTATGTAAACGGCGAACTGATAATTAATTCTGAACTTATTGATGATCCAAATAAAATTGCAATTTCATTGGATGGAACTGAAGGTAATGGAGAAATTGCAATACGTATCGCGCAACTTACAGATTCAAAATTATTGAACGGTAACACCTTACAGGAAAGTTACGCCTCAATGATTAACGGACTTGGCAATGACGGAATGCTGCAAAATAATTATACACAAGCCAACCAGATGGTTCTGGATGAGCTTGGTCAATTAAGAGCTTCGCAATCCGGTGTTTCTGTTGATGAAGAAATGACAAATGTATTGAAGTTTCAACGAACGTATGAGGCATCTGCTAAACTCATCACAATTGCTGATGACATGTTACAAACAATTTTAAATATGGTGTAA
- a CDS encoding flagellar hook basal-body protein, producing the protein MIKGIYQSARSLLAANKNMEKISGNLANINTVGFKREGLFSEILKAEGNSQIRSSVDTTQGEIFETSNPMDLALVGEGMFTIQSQNGYEFTRKGNFKVSDDGFLVNEQGNKVMGKGGEISLIEYMNGAQTDIKISHSGALSINETHVADLLIVKIDDYEKRKTGLNFNTTQDIQDFALESEFEVRQGYLEESNVNPMIELENMINLSKDYETAYKMVNYLDSSLEKANDLGRI; encoded by the coding sequence ATGATTAAAGGAATTTATCAATCTGCTAGAAGCCTTTTGGCTGCAAATAAAAACATGGAAAAGATTTCCGGAAACTTAGCAAATATTAATACTGTTGGATTTAAACGTGAAGGCCTATTTTCTGAGATTTTAAAAGCCGAAGGAAATTCACAGATAAGAAGCTCAGTTGATACTACTCAAGGTGAGATTTTTGAAACCTCAAATCCAATGGATCTTGCATTAGTTGGTGAAGGAATGTTCACAATCCAATCACAAAACGGATATGAATTTACGCGCAAAGGAAATTTTAAAGTATCTGATGATGGATTTCTCGTAAATGAACAAGGGAATAAAGTAATGGGCAAGGGCGGAGAAATAAGTCTTATAGAATATATGAATGGTGCGCAAACAGATATTAAAATTTCTCACAGCGGTGCGCTTAGCATTAACGAAACACACGTTGCAGATTTGCTTATAGTAAAAATTGATGATTATGAAAAACGAAAAACGGGATTAAATTTTAACACAACTCAAGACATTCAGGATTTTGCTCTAGAATCAGAATTTGAAGTAAGACAGGGTTACTTAGAAGAATCAAACGTTAACCCGATGATTGAATTAGAAAACATGATTAACCTTTCGAAAGATTACGAGACAGCATATAAGATGGTTAATTACTTAGATAGTTCATTAGAAAAAGCAAATGATCTTGGAAGAATTTAA
- the flgA gene encoding flagellar basal body P-ring formation protein FlgA, which produces MLIFILFSVQVFSQTFEEKVLQYLQKEFPEYQKIEIRLQQNFSSDDEIEIDYTRNINLGKGIAYIPVIATKGKKTSASIVSVKVQLLKKLLVANKDFERKDLLHNSGFEEKVLDVTRINGNPLSVDCALTDYRAKTFIKKGEILFEEKIEKIPLISSGDKVFAEVRNGNVTVTTEAFARQHGGAGDLIEFVSSGNKIFKARIIDATKVIVE; this is translated from the coding sequence TTGTTAATATTCATATTGTTTAGTGTTCAAGTTTTTTCTCAAACTTTTGAAGAGAAAGTTCTTCAATACCTTCAGAAAGAGTTCCCAGAGTATCAAAAGATTGAGATACGACTTCAGCAAAATTTTTCATCTGATGATGAAATTGAAATTGACTATACGCGAAATATTAACCTTGGTAAGGGTATTGCATACATACCGGTTATTGCAACAAAAGGAAAAAAAACTTCTGCGTCTATTGTTTCAGTTAAGGTTCAATTGTTAAAAAAACTTTTAGTGGCTAATAAAGATTTTGAAAGAAAAGATTTGTTGCATAATTCAGGATTTGAAGAAAAAGTTTTAGACGTAACTAGAATTAATGGAAATCCATTAAGTGTTGATTGTGCATTAACAGATTATCGTGCAAAAACTTTTATTAAGAAAGGAGAAATCCTTTTTGAAGAAAAGATTGAAAAAATTCCTTTAATAAGTTCAGGTGATAAAGTATTTGCAGAAGTTAGAAATGGAAATGTAACTGTGACGACGGAAGCTTTTGCAAGGCAACACGGCGGTGCTGGTGATTTAATTGAGTTTGTATCGTCAGGTAATAAAATATTTAAAGCAAGAATTATTGACGCAACCAAGGTAATAGTTGAGTGA
- a CDS encoding MotA/TolQ/ExbB proton channel family protein: protein MIKKYSAFNGLILGVLSIFGAFVLEGGSVNALFLIPPIIIVFGGTFAAVIIGFGYENFVNMFRLMRLAYFPQKFEPKRVINSIVQFSYKARKEGLLALDRDINKVDYFFAKKLLRNAVDGTDPDSLQDLAELEIKSVQERHYSNIFIFTKMGGYAPTMGILGTVMGLIMALSHAGADPNSLIKSIATAFIATLWGVFSANLIWLPIADKLKKCHQEEKQMMELSLQGVLALQSGEVPALVKSRLVSMLSQKEQESMLPQREFEKRFR from the coding sequence ATGATAAAAAAATACAGCGCATTTAACGGATTAATTTTAGGAGTTCTATCCATCTTTGGGGCTTTTGTGCTCGAGGGTGGATCTGTAAATGCTCTGTTCTTAATTCCACCAATTATTATTGTTTTCGGAGGAACATTTGCAGCGGTAATAATCGGTTTTGGATATGAAAATTTTGTAAACATGTTCAGATTGATGAGGCTTGCGTACTTTCCTCAAAAGTTTGAACCTAAAAGAGTAATAAATTCGATTGTTCAGTTTTCGTATAAAGCAAGAAAAGAAGGTTTGCTTGCACTTGATAGAGATATAAATAAAGTTGATTACTTTTTTGCTAAAAAATTATTACGCAATGCTGTTGATGGAACGGATCCGGACTCTTTGCAAGATCTAGCTGAACTTGAAATTAAATCTGTGCAGGAAAGACATTACTCTAATATTTTTATTTTTACAAAAATGGGCGGATACGCGCCGACAATGGGAATTCTTGGAACTGTTATGGGATTGATAATGGCACTTTCACACGCTGGTGCTGATCCCAATTCATTAATTAAAAGTATTGCCACTGCATTCATCGCAACACTTTGGGGTGTTTTTAGTGCAAACTTAATTTGGTTACCAATTGCAGATAAATTAAAAAAATGTCATCAAGAAGAGAAACAAATGATGGAACTCTCATTACAGGGGGTCTTGGCATTACAGAGTGGGGAAGTCCCGGCTTTGGTGAAGTCAAGATTGGTAAGCATGCTATCCCAAAAAGAACAAGAGAGCATGCTTCCTCAAAGAGAGTTCGAAAAAAGATTCAGGTAG
- a CDS encoding flagellar basal body P-ring protein FlgI, whose protein sequence is MKRFSLLILVFIVLSSLAYSQRIKDIATISGNNSEQVIGYGLVVGLAGTGDSYRTQFTMQSITSMLKRFGITVPQTDVKTRNVAAVMVTANLNSNYKPGAKFDVTVSSMGDATSLLGGTLLMTPLSGIAGEVYAFAQGSISIGGYDYNTSSGNRVAKNHSLAGRVPQGGILKETLENEIVIDKQISVYLRMPDLTTSNNVANSINATFGDSAATSIDASEIRVTIPKDRQTNIVGFLAELEVLNVETDYAAKVVLNERTGTVVAGTNVQIKPVSITHGSLNITIENYPIVSQPGAFSNGNTAVVNNLVPYATQDSTNTIAISGASNVQEVASALNSLKVTPKEIIAIFQALKEAGALIAELVII, encoded by the coding sequence ATGAAAAGATTTAGTCTTTTAATATTAGTATTTATTGTCTTGTCGTCACTAGCCTATTCACAAAGAATAAAAGATATTGCGACAATTTCCGGCAATAATTCTGAACAGGTGATTGGCTATGGTTTGGTTGTTGGATTAGCAGGAACAGGCGATAGCTATCGTACTCAGTTTACTATGCAATCTATAACAAGTATGTTAAAAAGATTTGGAATAACAGTTCCGCAAACAGATGTAAAGACCAGAAACGTTGCCGCAGTAATGGTAACCGCAAATCTAAATTCTAATTACAAACCAGGTGCAAAGTTTGATGTTACAGTTTCTTCAATGGGCGATGCAACAAGTTTACTTGGTGGGACTCTTTTGATGACTCCACTTTCCGGAATTGCGGGTGAAGTTTACGCCTTTGCACAAGGCTCGATTTCTATTGGCGGATATGATTATAACACCTCAAGCGGGAATAGAGTTGCAAAAAATCATTCACTTGCCGGCAGAGTTCCGCAAGGCGGCATTTTGAAGGAAACACTTGAGAATGAAATTGTTATCGACAAACAAATAAGTGTTTATTTAAGAATGCCTGATTTAACAACATCTAACAATGTTGCTAATTCTATTAATGCAACATTTGGCGATAGTGCCGCAACTTCAATTGATGCATCGGAAATTCGTGTTACTATCCCAAAAGACAGGCAAACTAATATTGTAGGTTTTCTTGCTGAGCTTGAAGTTTTAAATGTTGAAACTGATTATGCTGCAAAGGTAGTTCTAAATGAAAGAACAGGAACTGTAGTTGCGGGTACAAATGTTCAAATAAAACCTGTATCAATTACACACGGCAGTTTAAATATTACTATTGAAAATTATCCAATTGTTTCTCAGCCTGGTGCTTTTTCAAACGGTAATACGGCTGTGGTAAACAATTTAGTGCCTTATGCAACACAGGATTCAACAAACACAATTGCAATCTCCGGCGCATCTAATGTACAGGAAGTTGCAAGCGCTCTTAATTCATTAAAAGTTACGCCAAAAGAAATTATTGCAATTTTTCAAGCACTTAAAGAAGCGGGCGCTCTAATAGCAGAATTAGTTATCATCTAA
- a CDS encoding flagellar basal body L-ring protein FlgH, giving the protein MKKAILISVLLIAAVFPQNMRKNSYYSLFSDQKASNIGDAITIIVVESSLATNKARTNSSRESDLGFNLAGKVSSTDVPEVNVGVGSNNDFSGSGSTESSGMIQTKISATIESVLENGNMLISGSKKITINGEEQLVNIKGVVRATDVRADNSVLSYNISDAEISFEGSGLIDDAQSPGWLTKFFHWIF; this is encoded by the coding sequence ATGAAAAAAGCAATTTTAATTTCTGTTTTACTAATCGCAGCAGTATTCCCACAGAATATGAGAAAAAACTCTTACTACTCATTATTCTCCGATCAAAAAGCATCTAATATAGGCGATGCGATAACAATTATAGTTGTGGAATCTTCACTTGCAACTAATAAAGCAAGAACTAATAGCTCAAGAGAAAGTGATCTTGGATTTAATCTCGCGGGGAAAGTAAGCTCAACTGATGTTCCGGAAGTAAATGTAGGCGTTGGTTCCAACAATGATTTTAGCGGTTCCGGATCAACAGAATCATCCGGTATGATTCAAACAAAAATTAGTGCAACAATTGAATCAGTTCTTGAAAATGGAAATATGCTGATAAGTGGCAGTAAAAAAATTACTATCAACGGCGAAGAACAATTAGTAAATATTAAAGGAGTTGTTAGGGCAACAGATGTTAGAGCCGACAACTCCGTTCTATCTTATAATATTTCTGATGCTGAAATAAGTTTTGAAGGAAGCGGACTTATAGATGATGCACAATCGCCAGGCTGGTTAACAAAGTTCTTCCATTGGATTTTTTAA
- a CDS encoding response regulator: protein MIRNKNPLILIIDDSDLTRTSLTRLFDEYICKTESSEDGLFGIQKALSHKPDIIILDILMPNLDGIKTLQIKKVIDELKNIPVIILSGNVNKSNMLAAMENGADKVIIKPFNIDDLINAVNELIGFELERKINAEIQSIDFHDEVVNDLQKIFIESFPSQKKIIVDSVSLRDRNKLRVIFHQIKGVGKTVGLPMVSDICRNLEFNLASDRVDWNFIITQCEKLFSLVPKTQFELNVEK, encoded by the coding sequence ATGATCAGAAATAAAAACCCACTGATTTTAATTATTGATGATTCTGATTTAACAAGAACTTCTTTAACAAGATTGTTTGATGAATACATCTGCAAAACTGAAAGTTCTGAAGATGGTTTGTTTGGTATTCAAAAAGCGCTTTCTCATAAACCTGATATTATTATTCTTGATATTCTTATGCCAAATCTTGATGGAATAAAAACCCTACAGATAAAAAAAGTTATTGATGAATTAAAGAATATTCCCGTAATCATTCTAAGCGGCAACGTAAACAAAAGCAATATGCTTGCGGCTATGGAAAATGGAGCTGATAAAGTTATTATCAAGCCTTTTAATATAGATGATCTGATTAATGCTGTTAACGAACTGATTGGCTTTGAATTAGAAAGAAAAATTAATGCTGAAATTCAATCAATTGATTTTCATGATGAAGTTGTAAACGACCTTCAGAAGATTTTTATAGAATCATTTCCATCACAAAAAAAAATTATTGTTGATTCTGTGAGTTTAAGAGATAGAAATAAATTAAGAGTAATCTTTCACCAAATAAAAGGGGTGGGAAAAACAGTTGGTTTGCCAATGGTAAGCGATATTTGCAGAAACTTAGAGTTTAACCTCGCTTCCGATAGAGTTGATTGGAACTTTATTATAACTCAATGTGAAAAATTGTTTTCCCTTGTACCAAAAACTCAATTTGAGTTAAACGTGGAGAAATAA
- the csrA gene encoding carbon storage regulator CsrA: MLILTRKLNEEIKIGSGITVKIISLSDNTVKIGIDAPQNIQIVRTELYDKVKESSVKAIKSIKEIPADLTKLKIKKID; the protein is encoded by the coding sequence ATGTTAATACTAACCAGAAAATTAAACGAAGAAATTAAAATCGGCAGCGGTATAACTGTAAAGATTATTTCATTATCAGACAATACCGTTAAGATTGGAATCGACGCTCCTCAGAATATACAAATTGTTAGAACTGAGCTTTACGATAAAGTAAAAGAAAGTTCTGTAAAAGCAATAAAATCCATTAAAGAGATACCTGCGGATTTAACAAAACTCAAAATCAAAAAGATTGATTAA
- the fliW gene encoding flagellar assembly protein FliW: MKIKTYHFGEIEYTEDLVISFAEGLFGLENLHKYLFIKPEDDIFYWLNSIEEPEIAFPLIGLRIIDKKFPVLDDNEAFGIVVMSKNPADVKVNLKAPVYINQDAKSGFQKIIDSDKYPIDYNLFVEENQS; this comes from the coding sequence ATGAAAATAAAGACATATCATTTTGGCGAAATTGAATACACTGAAGATTTGGTTATCAGTTTTGCAGAAGGCCTTTTCGGATTGGAAAACCTTCACAAATATCTTTTTATCAAACCAGAGGACGATATTTTCTACTGGCTCAACTCTATTGAAGAGCCCGAAATAGCTTTCCCTTTAATCGGGCTAAGAATAATTGATAAAAAATTTCCTGTGTTAGATGATAACGAAGCATTTGGAATTGTAGTTATGAGTAAAAATCCAGCTGATGTTAAAGTAAATCTTAAAGCTCCCGTTTACATTAATCAGGATGCAAAGAGCGGATTTCAAAAAATTATAGATAGCGATAAATACCCTATTGACTACAATCTTTTTGTTGAAGAAAATCAAAGTTAA
- the flgN gene encoding flagellar export chaperone FlgN has product MYYDEILKLTYEQITLLSDFINTLKLLQRSIVNSELDDIEIAIDKEEKILNRVKDCEERRSNAVTMALKHYKIEVDKNEGMDKLADVLLAIDPEVSEEFNQVRTILLEKVKEVLLLNSQNEIIISNSRQFIRDLIKNILGTKKENFFDRKI; this is encoded by the coding sequence ATGTACTATGACGAAATTTTAAAACTAACTTATGAACAAATTACTTTATTAAGTGATTTTATTAATACGTTAAAGTTATTGCAAAGATCAATAGTTAATAGCGAACTTGATGATATTGAAATTGCAATTGATAAGGAAGAAAAAATTCTTAATCGCGTTAAAGACTGTGAAGAACGAAGATCTAATGCAGTTACGATGGCTTTAAAGCATTATAAAATTGAAGTTGATAAAAATGAAGGCATGGATAAGTTAGCCGATGTTTTATTAGCGATTGATCCTGAAGTTTCTGAAGAGTTTAACCAGGTTAGAACCATTTTATTAGAAAAGGTTAAAGAAGTTCTTTTACTGAATTCACAGAATGAAATAATCATTAGTAATTCAAGACAGTTCATACGCGACTTAATCAAAAATATTCTTGGTACAAAAAAAGAAAATTTTTTTGATAGAAAAATTTAG